The following coding sequences are from one Bradyrhizobium sp. 200 window:
- a CDS encoding twin-arginine translocation pathway signal, whose amino-acid sequence MPISPSHCWPFQRCFAALALVALGAGLSGCASMSDTISPAFADPAKYELYDCKQLETERRSLATRTAELQGLMTKAETGVAGPVVAEVAYRNDYIALRGQSKLADEAWQKNRCQEPKPEARPAPVPPSIASAPAAKGGRPKASRAAN is encoded by the coding sequence ATGCCGATATCGCCATCCCACTGCTGGCCATTTCAACGCTGCTTTGCTGCGCTGGCGCTGGTTGCGCTCGGCGCCGGCCTGTCCGGCTGTGCCAGCATGAGCGACACCATTTCCCCGGCCTTCGCCGACCCGGCCAAGTACGAGCTCTATGATTGCAAGCAGCTCGAGACGGAGCGCAGGAGCCTTGCCACCCGCACTGCGGAATTGCAGGGTCTAATGACGAAGGCCGAAACCGGCGTTGCCGGTCCGGTTGTGGCGGAGGTCGCCTACCGCAATGACTACATTGCGCTGCGCGGCCAGTCGAAGCTGGCCGATGAAGCCTGGCAGAAGAACAGGTGTCAGGAACCGAAGCCGGAAGCCAGGCCAGCGCCGGTCCCACCATCGATCGCGTCAGCTCCCGCTGCCAAGGGCGGTCGTCCGAAGGCCAGCCGAGCGGCAAATTAA
- a CDS encoding vanadium-dependent haloperoxidase, with translation MDDPILYWNAVSLECNRRDHTGVMAARNQRGPTLSSRALAIVHIAMHDAYVLTQAGLGTPVVKNDPYLPPALRPTFSTSGSATAAAKAALAVAAAASVALLNLYPSLAGFISDEYARFSSMWGGDEASHRFGSAVGHAVIALRQGDGADDPGQDYMYSAAYGRHRPDPLNPGQGFLGSRYGHVRPFAVSSFHPLEKYPAIGSAVYTAHHAEVYAKGAAATSAVVTRTPMETLVGIYWAYDGVKEIGTPPRLYNQIVRLIAADKGLSTEQSARLFLLINVAMADAGILAWYYKYLYDLWRPIIGIREYDKSMGPSAIAGAIALDLSCDPFWRPLGAPKTNVVDERVRSFTPPFPAYPSGHATFGAASFDVARLYLQSIGKGTINADGTDDFAFQLVSDELNGKSIDPDDTVRTRHMRSFAGLHEAMFENSISRVFLGVHWRFDGTTGTDLVSMLAATDNIGGVPLGRAIAKDIFGLANLRPSPPTVKAPPFDATP, from the coding sequence ATGGACGACCCAATCCTGTACTGGAATGCCGTTTCCCTCGAGTGCAATCGGCGCGACCACACCGGGGTCATGGCGGCCCGCAACCAGCGCGGACCGACACTATCCTCCCGCGCGCTCGCCATCGTCCACATTGCCATGCACGATGCCTATGTCTTGACGCAAGCCGGCCTGGGCACACCGGTTGTGAAGAACGACCCCTATCTTCCGCCCGCGCTGCGCCCGACCTTCTCCACCAGCGGCAGCGCAACGGCTGCGGCTAAGGCTGCCTTGGCCGTGGCGGCGGCGGCATCCGTCGCATTGCTCAACCTTTATCCGAGCCTTGCCGGCTTCATCAGCGACGAATACGCACGCTTCTCCTCAATGTGGGGCGGTGACGAAGCGAGCCATCGCTTTGGCAGCGCAGTTGGCCACGCGGTGATCGCGCTACGCCAGGGTGACGGCGCCGACGACCCAGGCCAAGATTACATGTATTCGGCCGCTTATGGCCGGCATCGCCCGGACCCGCTGAATCCGGGACAGGGGTTCCTCGGGTCGCGCTATGGCCATGTTCGTCCGTTCGCAGTCAGCAGCTTCCATCCGCTTGAAAAGTATCCGGCCATTGGCAGCGCGGTCTATACGGCGCACCATGCTGAGGTCTACGCCAAGGGCGCCGCGGCCACGTCGGCCGTAGTGACCCGGACGCCAATGGAAACGCTAGTCGGCATCTACTGGGCCTATGACGGCGTGAAGGAGATTGGCACGCCACCCCGCCTGTACAATCAGATCGTCAGGTTGATTGCGGCGGATAAGGGATTGTCTACCGAGCAATCTGCGCGGCTGTTCCTGCTCATTAACGTCGCCATGGCCGACGCGGGCATCCTCGCCTGGTACTACAAATACCTTTACGACCTCTGGCGGCCAATCATCGGCATCCGCGAATACGACAAGAGCATGGGCCCGAGCGCGATCGCGGGCGCGATCGCGCTCGACCTGTCGTGCGACCCGTTCTGGCGACCGCTCGGCGCGCCGAAGACCAACGTGGTTGACGAGCGTGTTCGCAGCTTCACGCCGCCGTTCCCGGCGTATCCCTCGGGTCACGCGACGTTCGGCGCGGCCAGCTTCGACGTGGCGCGCCTCTACCTTCAGTCGATTGGCAAAGGCACGATCAACGCCGACGGCACCGACGACTTCGCCTTTCAGCTCGTCTCGGATGAGTTGAACGGCAAGAGCATCGATCCCGATGATACGGTGCGTACGCGGCATATGCGTAGCTTCGCGGGGTTGCACGAGGCTATGTTCGAAAACTCGATCAGCCGCGTTTTCCTTGGCGTGCACTGGCGGTTCGATGGAACGACTGGCACGGATCTGGTATCGATGCTCGCTGCAACGGACAATATAGGTGGCGTTCCTCTAGGGCGCGCAATCGCGAAGGACATATTCGGTCTAGCTAACCTAAGGCCGTCGCCACCAACGGTGAAAGCGCCGCCGTTCGACGCCACGCCCTGA
- a CDS encoding ABC transporter ATP-binding protein — MSNTVLEVSNLSVAINGGDRTHAVQGINLTVGADEIVCVVGESGSGKSVTAQAVMGLLPKGAMRVESGSIRLQGDQLLTRSDAELRAIRGTRMAMVFQEPMTALNPVERVGDQIREVLEIHTALDQKGQRARVLEIMRAVHLPDPEQMIDAYPHQLSGGQRQRIMIAAALVLDPALLIADEPTTALDVTTQAQILKLVREMQGRTKTGVLFITHDFGVVSEIADRVVVMRMGRIVEQGPCEEVLRNPREDYTRMLLGAVPSMTPPKRSPVTGPVVLQTENLFKTYGKRSLFQPKARVVAAVKDVSLTIRRGETLGIVGESGSGKSTVARCVARLVDTSAGGIKIDGVDIAAMREAKFRPMRRRVQFIFQDPYRSLNPRRTVGEAIIEGPMNFGLSRKEALQRARDLMAVVHLPPAAIDRFPHQFSGGQRQRICIARALAMEPELLIGDEPVSALDVSVQDQVLKLLDEVRRKFNLAVLFITHDLRVAAQVCDRIAVMQRGVIVEQGATADVFAAPQHEYTKALFDAAPGRHQEFAASA, encoded by the coding sequence GTGAGCAACACCGTCCTCGAAGTCTCAAATCTTAGCGTCGCCATCAACGGAGGCGACAGGACGCATGCTGTGCAGGGCATCAACCTGACTGTCGGCGCCGACGAGATCGTCTGCGTGGTCGGCGAATCCGGCTCCGGCAAATCGGTGACGGCGCAGGCCGTGATGGGCCTGCTGCCGAAAGGCGCGATGCGGGTCGAGAGCGGCTCGATCCGGCTGCAAGGCGATCAACTGCTCACCAGGTCCGACGCTGAGCTGCGCGCGATCCGCGGCACCCGCATGGCCATGGTGTTCCAGGAGCCGATGACCGCGCTCAATCCGGTCGAACGGGTCGGCGACCAGATCCGCGAAGTGCTGGAGATCCACACCGCCCTCGACCAGAAAGGGCAGCGCGCGCGCGTGCTCGAGATCATGCGCGCGGTGCATCTGCCCGATCCCGAACAGATGATCGACGCCTATCCGCACCAGCTCTCCGGCGGCCAGCGCCAGCGGATCATGATCGCCGCGGCGCTGGTGCTCGATCCCGCACTGCTGATCGCCGACGAGCCGACCACGGCGCTCGACGTCACCACGCAGGCGCAGATCCTCAAGCTCGTGCGGGAAATGCAGGGCCGCACGAAAACCGGCGTGCTGTTCATCACCCATGATTTCGGCGTTGTTTCCGAGATCGCCGACCGTGTCGTGGTGATGCGGATGGGCCGGATCGTGGAGCAGGGCCCCTGCGAGGAGGTGCTGCGGAATCCGCGCGAGGACTACACAAGGATGCTGTTGGGCGCGGTGCCGAGCATGACGCCGCCGAAGCGGTCGCCGGTGACCGGACCGGTGGTTCTGCAGACCGAAAATCTTTTCAAGACCTATGGCAAGCGCTCGCTGTTCCAGCCGAAGGCGCGCGTGGTGGCCGCAGTCAAGGACGTCTCGCTGACGATCCGGCGCGGCGAGACGCTCGGCATCGTCGGCGAGTCCGGTTCCGGCAAGTCGACGGTGGCGCGCTGCGTCGCGCGGCTGGTCGATACGTCAGCCGGCGGCATCAAGATCGACGGCGTCGATATCGCGGCGATGCGAGAGGCAAAATTCCGCCCGATGCGCCGGCGTGTTCAGTTCATCTTCCAGGACCCGTATCGATCGCTCAATCCGCGCCGCACGGTCGGCGAGGCGATCATCGAGGGGCCGATGAATTTTGGTCTCAGCCGCAAGGAGGCGCTGCAGCGCGCGCGCGACCTGATGGCCGTGGTGCATCTGCCGCCGGCTGCGATCGATCGCTTCCCGCATCAGTTCTCCGGTGGCCAGCGTCAGCGGATCTGCATCGCGCGGGCGCTGGCGATGGAGCCGGAGTTGCTGATCGGTGACGAGCCGGTGTCCGCGCTCGACGTCTCCGTGCAGGATCAGGTGTTGAAGCTTTTGGACGAGGTACGCCGCAAGTTCAATCTGGCGGTGCTGTTCATCACCCATGATCTGCGGGTGGCCGCCCAGGTCTGCGACAGGATCGCGGTCATGCAGCGCGGGGTGATTGTCGAGCAGGGCGCCACGGCAGATGTCTTTGCCGCGCCCCAGCACGAATACACCAAGGCATTGTTCGACGCCGCGCCCGGCAGGCATCAGGAATTCGCCGCCAGCGCCTGA
- a CDS encoding alpha/beta fold hydrolase has translation MPASEQITIAPHLAFDAITAGTSGAPLVLLLHGFAESMHCWRTQVACLGDMGYRAIAPSQRGYSPGARPDPREFSHYLIDRLMDDAMAIAAAAGYSEARFHLVGHDWGGSIAWGIADRHHERLASLTILSRPHPNAFNRALMADSEQAQRSKHHKAFLEADAANVVLADNAKWLRDRLAANGVPKDAIGMHLAVLGNKQAMEAALAWYRARGAIRSHSRADALYLGRRRRHRRPRRRRRHGRFHRRTLSLRGASGRGAFRGGSGAGAGVRTAAGTSRRASGLRNATRTKMLSCTKRSVTTWLTNNPCNPWTSLPQPGANRPRNGGPPSHNNRKSPRRCRTMVRNWCGIATPDDHVITSVSRDCSAAAERAAADNSASFT, from the coding sequence ATGCCGGCATCAGAACAAATCACCATCGCGCCGCATCTTGCCTTCGACGCCATCACCGCCGGCACATCAGGGGCGCCGCTGGTCTTGCTGCTGCACGGCTTTGCGGAATCGATGCATTGCTGGCGCACGCAGGTCGCGTGCCTCGGCGACATGGGCTATCGCGCCATTGCGCCGAGCCAGCGCGGCTATTCGCCGGGCGCCCGGCCGGATCCGCGCGAGTTTTCGCACTATCTAATCGACCGCCTGATGGACGACGCCATGGCGATCGCGGCGGCCGCGGGCTATAGCGAGGCGCGCTTTCATCTCGTGGGCCACGACTGGGGCGGCAGCATCGCTTGGGGCATCGCCGACCGGCATCACGAGCGGCTGGCCTCGCTCACCATTCTCTCGCGGCCGCATCCGAACGCGTTCAATCGCGCGCTGATGGCTGACAGCGAACAGGCGCAGCGCTCAAAGCACCACAAGGCGTTTCTGGAAGCAGATGCCGCCAATGTCGTGCTGGCTGACAACGCCAAATGGCTGCGCGATCGTCTGGCCGCCAATGGCGTGCCCAAAGACGCGATCGGGATGCATCTTGCCGTGCTCGGCAACAAGCAAGCGATGGAGGCGGCGCTGGCCTGGTATCGTGCCCGCGGCGCGATCCGGTCCCATTCGCGTGCCGACGCTTTATATCTGGGGCGACGCAGACGACACCGTCGGCCGCGTCGCCGCCGAAGGCACGGTCGATTTCATCGCCGCACCTTATCGCTTCGAGGTGCTTCCGGGCGTGGGGCATTTCGCGGCGGATCAGGCGCCGGAGCGGGTGTGCGAACTGCTGCTGGAACATCTCGCCGCGCATCCGGTCTGAGGAACGCAACGCGCACAAAAATGTTGTCATGCACAAAAAGGAGCGTGACGACATGGCTAACGAACAACCCTTGCAACCCTTGGACAAGCCTGCCGCAACCGGGCGCAAATCGCCCCCGGAACGGCGGCCCTCCCAGCCACAACAACCGCAAATCCCCTCGCCGCTGTCGAACGATGGTCCGGAACTGGTGCGGGATAGCCACACCTGATGACCACGTCATCACCAGCGTAAGCCGCGACTGCTCCGCCGCAGCCGAACGAGCGGCGGCGGACAATTCCGCTTCGTTCACATGA
- a CDS encoding ABC transporter permease, translating into MADATILEPVLPASPGKPAAYRKLLRNPGVAFGAAVITVVLLMGLLAPWLGTIDPTAISPIARNKVPGAEITMRTDTGERIKMIAKFGTDSLGRDVYSRVVYGARVSLFVGITVALISVACGLFIGLLAGFFRILDAVIMRIMDGLMAIPAILLAIAMVSLFRSSVWTVIIAITVPQIPGVVRLVRSIVLSVREEPYVEAAVTLGTSTPKLLWRHVLPNTIAPMIVQGTFICASAILIEAILSFLGIGVPPEVPTWGNIMAEGRQVFSLYPHNIIYPGVCLALTILAVNVLGDGLRDTLDPKMAKRV; encoded by the coding sequence ATGGCCGACGCGACGATCCTCGAACCCGTACTGCCGGCCAGCCCGGGCAAGCCTGCAGCGTATCGCAAATTGCTGCGCAACCCGGGCGTGGCGTTCGGCGCCGCCGTCATTACGGTCGTATTGCTGATGGGGCTGTTGGCGCCCTGGCTCGGAACCATCGATCCGACCGCGATCAGCCCGATCGCGCGGAACAAGGTGCCCGGCGCGGAAATCACGATGCGGACGGACACCGGCGAACGCATCAAGATGATCGCCAAGTTCGGCACGGACAGCCTGGGACGTGACGTCTACAGCCGCGTGGTCTATGGCGCGCGCGTCTCGCTCTTTGTCGGCATCACGGTAGCACTGATCAGCGTCGCCTGTGGCCTGTTCATCGGTCTGCTCGCCGGCTTCTTCCGTATTCTCGACGCGGTCATCATGCGCATCATGGACGGGCTGATGGCGATTCCGGCCATCCTGCTGGCGATCGCCATGGTGTCGCTGTTCCGCTCCAGCGTGTGGACGGTGATCATCGCCATCACGGTTCCGCAGATTCCAGGCGTGGTCCGACTCGTGCGCTCCATCGTGCTCAGCGTGCGCGAGGAACCCTATGTCGAGGCGGCGGTGACGCTCGGCACTTCGACCCCGAAACTGCTGTGGCGGCATGTGTTGCCCAACACGATCGCGCCCATGATCGTGCAGGGCACGTTCATTTGCGCGTCCGCTATCCTCATCGAAGCTATCCTGTCCTTCCTAGGCATCGGCGTGCCGCCGGAGGTGCCGACCTGGGGCAACATCATGGCCGAGGGCCGCCAGGTGTTCAGCCTGTATCCGCACAACATCATCTATCCCGGCGTGTGCCTTGCGCTGACGATCCTGGCTGTCAACGTTCTTGGCGACGGCTTGCGCGATACGCTCGATCCCAAAATGGCGAAGCGGGTGTGA
- a CDS encoding lysophospholipid acyltransferase family protein translates to MHYLRSILFDAAVVILTLVVSLSVPFMWLFNASSATVRAVSQVWVNGILFLMKYVVGLDYRAYGRENVPDGPCIIACNHQSLWETAALCAIFPDASIVAKQELRKLPAVGWFLGRYPMILVDRSAGRQALRQMVDEARRAAGEGRKVLLFPQGTRQAIDEPMKFQSAGISALYTNLEVPVVPAACNSGLFWGKKTLMMHSGTVTLSFLPPIAPGLPRKEFQEKMERMIAEEASRLLTVTEAKVR, encoded by the coding sequence TTGCATTATCTGAGGTCGATTTTATTCGATGCGGCTGTGGTGATCCTGACGCTTGTCGTTTCGCTGTCGGTGCCGTTCATGTGGCTGTTCAACGCGAGCAGCGCGACGGTACGCGCGGTGTCGCAGGTCTGGGTCAACGGCATCCTGTTCCTGATGAAGTATGTGGTCGGGCTGGATTACCGCGCCTACGGGCGCGAGAACGTGCCCGATGGTCCCTGCATCATTGCCTGCAATCATCAGTCGCTGTGGGAGACCGCGGCGCTATGCGCGATTTTTCCCGATGCCAGCATCGTCGCCAAGCAAGAGCTCAGGAAGCTGCCGGCTGTCGGCTGGTTCCTCGGGCGATATCCGATGATCCTGGTCGACAGATCGGCGGGCCGGCAGGCGCTGCGGCAGATGGTCGATGAAGCCCGGCGCGCGGCCGGTGAGGGCCGCAAGGTGTTGCTGTTTCCGCAAGGCACGCGGCAGGCGATCGACGAGCCCATGAAATTTCAGTCCGCCGGCATCTCCGCGCTCTACACCAACCTCGAAGTCCCCGTGGTGCCGGCAGCGTGCAATTCCGGTCTGTTCTGGGGCAAGAAGACGCTGATGATGCACTCTGGCACCGTCACTCTCTCTTTTCTTCCACCGATCGCGCCGGGCCTGCCGCGCAAGGAGTTTCAGGAAAAGATGGAGCGGATGATTGCCGAAGAGGCGAGCCGGTTGCTCACGGTGACCGAGGCGAAGGTCCGTTAG
- a CDS encoding M20/M25/M40 family metallo-hydrolase: MNPANLPFDSETMLQGLRAWVECESPTWDARAVDRMLDVAAREMAIMGATIERIAGRQGFAGCVRARFPHPKQGEPGILIAGHLDTVHPVGTLEKLAWRREGNKCYGPGIFDMKGGNYLTLEAIRQLARAAFTTPLPITVLFTPDEEVGTPSTRDIIEAEAARNKYVLVPEPGRLNNGVVTGRYAIARFNLEAIGKPSHAGATLSSGRSAIREMARQIIAIDGMTTEDCTFSVGIVHGGQWVNCVATTCTGEALSMAKRQADLDRGVERMLALSRTSNDVTFKVTRGVTRPVWEPDAGTMALYEQARNVARSLGVELPHGSAGGGSDGNFTGAMGIPTLDGLGVRGADAHTLNEHIEVDSLAERGRLMAGLLATLT, from the coding sequence ATGAATCCTGCCAACCTTCCCTTCGATTCCGAGACCATGCTGCAGGGGTTGCGGGCCTGGGTCGAATGCGAAAGCCCCACCTGGGACGCGCGTGCGGTCGACCGCATGCTCGATGTTGCGGCGCGCGAGATGGCCATCATGGGTGCGACCATCGAACGCATCGCCGGACGGCAGGGTTTTGCCGGCTGCGTCCGCGCGCGCTTCCCTCATCCGAAGCAGGGCGAACCCGGCATTCTGATCGCGGGTCATCTCGATACCGTCCATCCCGTCGGCACGCTGGAAAAGCTGGCATGGCGGCGCGAAGGCAACAAATGCTACGGTCCGGGCATCTTCGACATGAAGGGCGGCAATTACCTCACCCTCGAAGCCATCCGGCAACTGGCCCGCGCCGCGTTCACGACGCCGCTGCCGATCACCGTGCTGTTCACGCCGGATGAGGAAGTCGGCACGCCGTCGACCCGCGACATCATCGAGGCAGAAGCCGCCCGCAACAAATACGTGCTGGTGCCCGAGCCCGGCCGGCTCAACAACGGCGTCGTCACCGGACGTTACGCAATTGCGCGCTTCAACCTCGAAGCCATCGGCAAGCCGAGCCATGCCGGCGCCACGCTTTCCTCCGGCCGTTCCGCGATCCGCGAGATGGCACGCCAGATTATCGCCATCGACGGCATGACGACTGAAGATTGCACCTTCTCGGTCGGCATCGTGCATGGCGGCCAGTGGGTCAATTGCGTTGCCACCACCTGCACCGGCGAGGCGCTGAGCATGGCCAAACGACAGGCCGACCTCGATCGCGGCGTCGAGCGGATGCTCGCGCTTTCCCGAACCAGCAATGATGTCACGTTCAAGGTCACCCGTGGTGTGACCCGGCCGGTCTGGGAACCCGATGCCGGCACGATGGCGCTCTATGAACAGGCCCGCAACGTGGCACGGAGCCTGGGCGTCGAACTGCCGCATGGCAGTGCAGGTGGCGGCTCCGACGGCAATTTTACGGGCGCGATGGGCATCCCCACCCTCGATGGCTTGGGTGTTCGTGGCGCCGACGCGCATACGCTCAACGAACATATCGAAGTCGACAGCTTGGCCGAGCGCGGCCGTTTGATGGCGGGCTTGCTGGCGACGCTGACGTGA
- a CDS encoding ABC transporter permease: MYGYFFRRLLGTVPVMLVVAVFIFLMLRLTPSDPAAVIAGDNATTEQVAQIRSQLGLDRPMIEQFVIWSGRVLTGNFGESFFFKKTVAALIGERIEPTLSLALFTILIAVLVAVPLGVLAAHRHGSWIDRIVMGFSVLGFSVPVFVIGYLLIYLFAVYLNWLPVQGYQRISEGVGGWVQRLILPSVTLSVIYIALIARMTRTSVLEVLSEDYIRTARAKGQSERKVLFRHALRNAAVPIVTVIGLGVALLIGGVVVTESVFTIPGLGRLTVDAVLARDYPTIQAVILLFSFVYVMINLSVDMIYTVLDPRIRY; encoded by the coding sequence ATGTATGGCTACTTCTTCCGGCGATTGCTCGGCACGGTCCCCGTGATGCTGGTGGTCGCGGTTTTCATCTTCCTGATGCTGCGGCTGACCCCGTCCGACCCGGCGGCAGTCATCGCCGGCGACAATGCCACCACCGAACAGGTGGCGCAGATCCGCAGCCAGCTCGGCCTCGACCGGCCGATGATCGAGCAGTTCGTGATCTGGTCGGGCCGAGTGCTGACCGGTAATTTCGGCGAAAGCTTCTTCTTCAAGAAGACGGTGGCCGCGCTGATCGGCGAGCGGATCGAGCCGACCCTGTCGCTCGCCTTGTTCACGATCCTGATTGCGGTGCTTGTCGCTGTTCCGCTCGGCGTACTGGCGGCGCACCGGCACGGTTCGTGGATCGACCGCATCGTGATGGGCTTTTCGGTGCTCGGCTTTTCCGTGCCCGTGTTCGTGATCGGCTATCTCCTGATCTATTTGTTCGCGGTCTATTTGAACTGGCTGCCAGTGCAGGGCTATCAGCGAATCTCGGAGGGGGTTGGCGGCTGGGTGCAGCGGCTGATCCTGCCGTCGGTGACCTTGTCAGTGATCTATATCGCGCTGATCGCGCGCATGACGCGCACCAGCGTGCTGGAAGTGCTGTCGGAAGACTATATCCGTACCGCGCGGGCCAAGGGACAGTCCGAGCGAAAGGTGCTGTTCCGCCACGCGCTGCGCAATGCGGCGGTACCGATCGTCACGGTGATCGGCCTCGGCGTGGCTCTGCTGATCGGCGGCGTCGTTGTGACCGAAAGCGTATTCACGATTCCCGGCCTTGGCAGGCTCACAGTCGACGCGGTGCTGGCGCGCGATTATCCGACGATCCAGGCCGTGATCCTGCTGTTCTCGTTCGTCTATGTCATGATCAACCTGTCGGTCGACATGATCTACACCGTTCTCGATCCCAGGATCCGCTACTGA
- a CDS encoding TMEM175 family protein, protein MRRLEMLSNTIFGVAMTLLAYDLPKASSFTQAPGWHDVMRVYAQPVIALTISFIVAGLFWFSHHRRLAVAPEGGRGVVFLNLFFLLAIIILPVTNGLYGNYRLDGVVAVIYGFHLTVIAALNALLWVLALRGRYDPQLLATALFPLVVFVLGTAIAFVAPKVAQFTWCLAFLAPMAGWLAGRR, encoded by the coding sequence ATGCGCCGGCTGGAGATGCTGAGCAACACCATCTTTGGCGTTGCCATGACGCTCCTCGCCTATGATTTGCCGAAGGCCTCCAGCTTCACCCAAGCGCCCGGCTGGCACGACGTGATGCGCGTCTACGCCCAACCCGTCATCGCGCTGACGATCAGCTTCATCGTCGCCGGCCTGTTCTGGTTCAGCCATCACCGGCGGCTTGCGGTGGCGCCGGAAGGCGGCCGCGGCGTGGTGTTTCTCAATCTGTTTTTTCTGCTCGCGATCATCATCCTGCCGGTGACGAACGGCCTCTATGGCAACTACCGGCTCGATGGCGTGGTCGCGGTGATCTACGGCTTCCACCTGACCGTGATCGCCGCGCTGAACGCGCTGTTGTGGGTTCTCGCGCTGCGGGGCCGCTATGATCCGCAATTGCTGGCAACGGCGCTGTTTCCGCTTGTCGTGTTCGTGCTCGGCACCGCCATCGCCTTTGTCGCGCCGAAAGTGGCGCAGTTCACATGGTGCCTGGCTTTCCTGGCACCGATGGCCGGCTGGCTCGCCGGACGCCGCTAG
- a CDS encoding ABC transporter substrate-binding protein — protein MNVFRKAILAATCVGSLVVAAAPALAQTTLRAVMHSDLKILDPIWTTAYIVRNHGYMIYDTLLAQDEKGEIKPQMVEKYEAAADGKGYTFTLRDGLLWHDGKPVTSEDCIASIKRWAVKDSLGQKMMTFVDSIDAVDAKTFTIKLKEPTGLVLLGLSKPSSNVPFMMPKRVAETDPNKQIEDFTGSGPFVFVKDEWKPGDKTVYIKFDKYKPRAEPASGLAGGKVVKVDRVEWRAISDAQQAVNALQKGEIDYIEQPSHDLLGGLKKDTNISIIEVPQIKAQYVFRPNHLHKPFDNPKVRQALWYAFNQEDFLMATIGDENYIKTCKALFVCDSQFGTTKGTDAILTSNAKKSQELLKEAGYDGTPVLLMHSTDLKVLTNLAPVAKSLMEKGGFKVDMQSMDWQTLVARRSKKDPPSAGGWNAFLTAWITADVMNPVSAAYVNSGCEKASFGWPCDAEMEKLRDEFARSTDLAKQKEIAEAVQKRNIEITAMIPVGEYITPIAIRKNVKGLLMAPVPVHWNIEVTK, from the coding sequence ATGAATGTGTTCAGAAAAGCAATTCTTGCTGCGACTTGCGTTGGCAGCCTCGTGGTCGCGGCAGCACCGGCGCTTGCCCAGACTACGTTGCGCGCCGTCATGCATTCGGATCTGAAGATTCTGGATCCGATCTGGACCACGGCCTACATCGTCCGCAACCACGGTTACATGATCTACGACACGCTGCTCGCGCAGGATGAAAAAGGCGAGATCAAGCCGCAGATGGTAGAGAAATACGAAGCCGCGGCGGACGGCAAGGGCTACACCTTCACGCTGCGCGACGGCCTGCTGTGGCACGATGGCAAGCCGGTGACGTCGGAAGACTGCATCGCCTCGATCAAGCGCTGGGCAGTCAAGGACTCGCTCGGTCAGAAGATGATGACCTTCGTCGACTCTATCGACGCGGTCGATGCCAAGACCTTCACCATCAAGCTCAAGGAACCGACCGGCCTCGTGCTGCTTGGCCTGTCCAAGCCGTCGTCCAACGTGCCGTTCATGATGCCCAAGCGCGTCGCCGAGACTGACCCCAACAAGCAGATCGAGGATTTCACGGGATCGGGACCCTTTGTCTTCGTCAAGGATGAGTGGAAACCAGGTGACAAGACCGTCTACATCAAGTTCGACAAGTACAAGCCGCGCGCCGAGCCGGCCTCGGGTCTTGCCGGCGGCAAGGTCGTCAAGGTGGATCGCGTCGAGTGGCGCGCCATTTCCGACGCGCAGCAAGCGGTCAACGCGCTGCAAAAGGGCGAGATCGATTACATCGAGCAGCCCAGCCATGATCTCCTGGGCGGCTTGAAGAAGGATACCAACATCTCGATCATCGAGGTGCCGCAAATCAAGGCGCAGTACGTCTTCCGTCCGAACCACCTGCACAAGCCGTTCGACAACCCGAAGGTCCGCCAGGCGCTGTGGTACGCGTTCAATCAGGAAGACTTCCTGATGGCGACCATTGGTGACGAGAACTATATCAAGACGTGCAAGGCCCTGTTCGTCTGCGATTCCCAGTTCGGGACGACCAAGGGAACGGATGCAATTCTCACTTCGAACGCCAAGAAGTCGCAGGAACTCCTGAAGGAAGCCGGCTATGACGGCACGCCCGTGCTGCTGATGCATTCCACCGACCTGAAGGTTCTGACCAATCTCGCGCCGGTGGCGAAATCACTGATGGAAAAAGGCGGCTTCAAGGTCGACATGCAGTCGATGGACTGGCAGACCCTTGTTGCGCGCCGCTCCAAGAAGGATCCTCCGAGCGCCGGTGGCTGGAATGCCTTCCTGACGGCCTGGATCACGGCCGACGTGATGAATCCGGTTTCCGCCGCCTATGTGAATTCGGGCTGCGAAAAGGCGTCGTTCGGTTGGCCCTGCGATGCAGAGATGGAGAAGCTGCGCGACGAATTCGCGCGCTCAACCGATCTGGCCAAGCAGAAGGAGATCGCGGAAGCGGTCCAGAAGCGCAATATCGAGATCACGGCCATGATCCCGGTCGGTGAGTACATTACACCGATTGCCATTCGCAAGAACGTCAAGGGGCTCTTGATGGCGCCGGTGCCGGTGCATTGGAACATCGAAGTCACGAAGTGA